The region CAGGTTCACTACCGAATACCCCGGCTGGCTACCCGGCAAAATTTCGATCGTGACCTGCTGAGACGGCATGCGGTTCATCTGCTCCATGCCTTGTTCAATATCGCGCAGGTTCAGGATCTCCCCTTCCCGCGCTGGAAACGCGGTGCGGGTCATCCGTTCCGTCTGGTTATTGATGGTGATCTTTTCCAGTCGCCCCTCCAGGATCTCCAGTTGCAGCACGCCGCCCGACAGATCCTGTTCGCTCAGAAACGCCCGGCTGGTGATGTAGCCACGCTGGATGTACCAGTTGCTGACGTCATGCACCAACTGGTTGATCTGCTCAAGATTGTTACAGCGATTAAGGTAGCCGGCGGTCAGCGCCGTCTGGTCGCGCGGGCCCAGCAAGGTACTGTGATTGAAGCGGATCTCACGCAGGGTAAAACAGGGGCCTTGCGGCGCATTGTCCGCTTTCAGCGGCGCCTGCACGATATTGTTTAATTGCTGCAATGCTTCCCGCTGCTGGCGAGATTGCTCAATCACTTCCGACTGGTGTTGCTGGGTTTCGTTTCGCTCTGCCGGATTCAACGATGCGGAAAACGCAGAGGCGGTATAACCGATGAGGGAAAAACAGACGATCAGGCCAGTTTTCCTGCTACTGACAAACATCATGCACGTCCATGTAATAGAAACAGATGGTAAAAATTGCCGAAATAATAATGCGCATTCCTTTCAAAAACAATACAAATACTTACAATTCAGATGACAGTAAATACGGTAATATTAAAAATAGCTAATTGATTTTAAATGATTAATTAAGTTTCTAATAAAAATAAAATCTAAAAAGAATCGCTAACGTCACGCGGTATGGCGGAAGAAAATGTAAAGATAAGGAAACTGAATTTTCATCGGATGTAACAGTTGTTCGCTTTTTAAGCAGCTCATTCTGTGAGATTTCTCCGCTCACTGTATTTCATTTATAAAAATGATTATTTCGGGTAGCAGCACCCGATGGAGAAAAAATGATGAGCAACCAACTCAAAATTGTCAGGCCGGATCACTCCACGGAGACAACGCAGAAATTACCCTATTTCGTCGGTATTTCCCGCGATACCGTCGGCGCCAAACACATCTCCATGAATATCGTGGTGATCCCCGCCGGGGCGGAAGCGGAACCGCACTACCATGTTGATTACGAAACCGCGATCTACCTGCTGAAGGGACGGATCGAAACACGCTACGGCACCGATTTATCGCAGACCTGTATCCATCTGGCCGGCGAATTTCTTTATATTCCGCCCGGCGTACCCCATCAGCCCCGCAACCTGAGCGACGAGGAAGACGCCATCGCGATTGTGGCGCGCAACGACGCCAATGAGCGGGAAAATGTGCGTTTGTACCAGGTGGATTACAACGCATAAGAGGGGTCAAGCCACGCCACGCGGTCCGGTTTTCAGCAAAGAACCCGGTTTAAAGAAATTACCCGGTTTTCAAAAAGACCCAGTTTTCAAAAAGAAAAGAGACGGGCTTCCCCGTCTCTTTTTTCGTTTCCGTTTTATCGGGTAATTGCGGCGTATCAGGCGTGAGCCAGCTTACCC is a window of Dickeya solani IPO 2222 DNA encoding:
- a CDS encoding cupin domain-containing protein; the protein is MMSNQLKIVRPDHSTETTQKLPYFVGISRDTVGAKHISMNIVVIPAGAEAEPHYHVDYETAIYLLKGRIETRYGTDLSQTCIHLAGEFLYIPPGVPHQPRNLSDEEDAIAIVARNDANERENVRLYQVDYNA